One stretch of Tenrec ecaudatus isolate mTenEca1 chromosome 18, mTenEca1.hap1, whole genome shotgun sequence DNA includes these proteins:
- the LOC142431635 gene encoding interferon lambda-3-like, which yields MKRDMAVGSLLALMLMAPLLTVTGAAPTPPPSRAPLNARRCHITEYKSLSPGELQAFKKAQDALEMSPLLKTWYCSAPLFPLNWNLRHLQVWERPVALEAELTLTLKVLEAVDRSALGTLLDRPLHTLSHIRSELLACFPAQPTAGPQARGRLHRWLHRLQEAEKKESQSCLVAWVTSNLFRLLSGDLKCVASGDQCV from the exons ATGAAGCGAG ATATGGCCGTGGGCTCCCTGCTGGCCCTGATGCTGATGGCCCCCTTGCTGACCGTGACAGGAGCGgctcccacacccccacccagcaGGGCCCCCCTGAATGCAAGGCGCTGCCACATCACCGAGTACAAGTCTCTGTCCCCAGGGGAACTGCAGGCCTTCAAGAAGGCCCAAGATGCCTTG GAAATGTCCCCCTTGCTGAAGACCTGGTACTGCAGCGCCCCTCTCTTCCCCTTGAACTGGAACCTGAGACACCTGCAG GTGTGGGAGCGCCCTGTGGCCTTGGAGGCTgagctgaccctgaccctgaaggTGCTAGAGGCGGTGGACAGGTCAGCCCTGGGGACGCTCCTGGACAGGCCTCTTCACACCCTGAGCCACATCCGCTCGGAGCTCCTGGCATGT tTCCCAGCTCAGCCCACAGCagggccccaggcccggggccgcCTCCACCGCTGGCTGCACAGGCTCCAGGAGGCCGAGAAGAAG GAGTCCCAAAGCTGCCTGGTGGCCTGGGTCACATCGAACCTCTTCCGCCTGCTCTCAGGGGACCTGAAATGCGTCGCCAGCGGAGACCAGTGTGTCTGA
- the LOC142431636 gene encoding interferon lambda-4-like, whose product MTLGLWFLVTVGGVANPGMGEPRRCLLAHYRSLAPTALAAVKELSDCYEEETLSWRLQNCSLRLRRAPPRPASCEGLRQVARDLADAQWVLSSQRRPKPLPGTGRVLQLLAAAGLEVAACLELVQPGWSRKSLRPPRRHHKARRDDSPQCREASTIFSLLRLLSRDLRLVANSGALRLTALRCSRIKASLLTFSNLLPSQQLQPLPEAALPLEQPVEGEPSPPSQAPALAGPPQGC is encoded by the exons ATGACCCTGGGGCTGTGGTTCTTGGTGACAGTGGGCGGAGTGGCCAATCCCGGCATGGGGGAGCCCCGACGTTGCCTTCTGGCACATTATCGCTCACTCGCCCCCACGGCGCTGGCCGCAGTCAAGGAGCTGAGTGACTGCTAT GAGGAAGAAACGCTGAGCTGGAGGCTTCAAAATTGCTCTCTCCGCCTCCGGAGGGCGCCGCCCAGGCCCGCG TCCTGCGAGGGGCTCCGCCAGGTGGCCCGTGATCTCGCGGACGCTCAGTGGGTGCTGAGCAGTCAGCGACGCCCGAAGCCGCTCCCGGGGACCGGCCGGGTCCTGCAGCTGCTGGCGGCCGCGGGGCTCGAGGTGGCAGCCTGT CTGGAGCTGGTCCAGCCAGGTTGGTCGAGAAAGTCTCTCCGGCCACCGCGGAGGCACCACAAAGCACGCCGAGAC GACTCGCCACAGTGCCGCGAAGCCAGTACGATCTTCAGTCTGCTGCGCCTGCTGTCCAGGGACCTGAGGCTAGTGGCGAACTCGGGGGCCTTGCGTCTGACCGCTCTAAGATGCTCACGGATCAAAGCC tctctcctcaccttcagcaacctCCTTCCCTCTCAGCAGCTCCAGCCTCTCCCAGAAGCGGCCCTCCCCCTGGAGCAGCCTGTGGAGGGAGAGCCCTCCCCGCCCAGCCAGGCCCCAGCCCTGGCAGGCCCCCCGCAGGGCTGCTGA
- the LOC142431637 gene encoding interferon lambda-3-like translates to MASLLLEMENVGTLFSATENNQRRGAPELDGMRLLLLLPGRVTQVHREGRAPAGEVHSQIPGPSLSVALSPQSGQGIRHGARDLEMPNMAVGSLLALMLMAPLLTVTGAAPTPPPSRAPLNARRCHITEYKSLSPGELQAFKKAQDALEMSPLLKTWYCSAPLFPLNWNLRHLQVWERPVALEAELTLTLKVLEAVDRSALGTLLDRPLHTLSHIRSELLACFPAQPTAGPQARGRLHRWLHRLQEAEKKESQSCLVASVTLNLFRLLSGDLKCVASGDQCV, encoded by the exons ATGGCGAGCTTACTGTTGGAAATGGAAAATGTGGGCACGCTCTTCTCGGCCACTGAGAATAACCAAA GAAGAGGTGCCCCTGAGCTGGACGGCATGCGACTGCTCCTTCTGCTGCCAGGGCGCGTCACCCAGGTCCACAGGGAGGGCCGGGCCCCTGCTGGGGAGGTACATTCCCAGATCCCAGGCCCCTCTCTAAGTGTGGCCCTGTCCCCACAGTCCGGCCAGGGGATCCGCCACGGGGCGCGTGACCTCGAGATGCCCA ATATGGCCGTGGGCTCCCTGCTGGCCCTGATGCTGATGGCCCCCTTGCTGACCGTGACAGGAGCGgctcccacacccccacccagcaGGGCCCCCCTGAATGCAAGGCGCTGCCACATCACCGAGTACAAGTCTCTGTCCCCAGGGGAGCTGCAGGCCTTCAAGAAGGCCCAAGATGCCTTG GAAATGTCCCCCTTGCTGAAGACCTGGTACTGCAGCGCCCCTCTCTTCCCCTTGAACTGGAACCTGAGACACCTGCAG GTGTGGGAGCGCCCTGTGGCCTTGGAGGCTgagctgaccctgaccctgaaggTGCTAGAGGCGGTGGACAGGTCAGCCCTGGGGACGCTCCTGGACAGGCCTCTTCACACCCTGAGCCACATCCGCTCGGAGCTCCTGGCATGT tTCCCAGCTCAGCCCACAGCagggccccaggcccggggccgcCTCCACCGCTGGCTGCACAGGCTCCAGGAGGCCGAGAAGAAG GAGTCCCAAAGCTGCCTGGTGGCCTCGGTCACATTGAACCTCTTCCGCCTGCTCTCAGGGGACCTGAAATGCGTCGCCAGCGGAGACCAGTGTGTCTGA